A section of the Leptotrichia sp. HSP-342 genome encodes:
- the dnaJ gene encoding molecular chaperone DnaJ encodes MAKRDYYEVLGVPKNASEQDIKKAYRSMAKKYHPDRNKDNPEAEAKFKEVQEANEILSDPQKRAAYDQYGHTAFENGGAGAGGFGGQGFGGFSGSAGGFDFEDLGDIFGSFFGGRSRSQGPRVHQGDDLRYNLTLTLEEVAFGTEKELKYKRDGQCKTCHGSGAEPGHNMKTCDKCNGSGHVRVQQRTLFGMTSGIQECDKCHGTGKIPEKECHTCHGTGLERETHTRKVRFPAGVETGQRLVVREGGNAGANGGIFGDLYVYITVAKHDIFERISEYDIRCEVPLKMTTAILGGEVEVPTLNGKKKIVIPEGTQNGKTFRLRNEGIKYGRGENRGDEIVEIKVETPTNLTDKQKEILREFDGSLDNKKNYKKAHSFKDKIKRFFSKFEN; translated from the coding sequence GAGATTATTATGAAGTGCTTGGCGTACCCAAAAACGCTTCGGAACAGGATATAAAAAAAGCGTATAGAAGTATGGCAAAAAAATATCATCCAGATAGAAATAAGGATAATCCTGAAGCTGAAGCCAAATTTAAGGAAGTACAGGAAGCAAATGAAATATTAAGTGATCCACAAAAAAGGGCAGCTTATGATCAATATGGACATACAGCATTTGAAAATGGGGGAGCTGGAGCAGGTGGCTTTGGTGGACAAGGTTTTGGAGGCTTTAGCGGTAGTGCTGGCGGATTTGATTTTGAGGATTTAGGAGATATTTTTGGAAGTTTTTTTGGTGGAAGAAGTCGAAGTCAAGGACCAAGAGTTCATCAAGGGGATGATTTGAGATACAACTTAACATTAACTCTTGAAGAAGTTGCTTTTGGTACAGAAAAAGAATTAAAATATAAAAGAGATGGACAATGTAAAACTTGTCATGGAAGTGGAGCTGAGCCAGGACACAATATGAAAACATGTGATAAATGTAATGGTTCAGGACACGTAAGAGTGCAACAGAGAACATTGTTTGGTATGACAAGCGGAATACAGGAATGTGACAAATGTCATGGAACAGGAAAAATTCCTGAAAAAGAATGCCATACTTGTCATGGAACAGGATTGGAAAGAGAAACACATACAAGAAAAGTAAGATTTCCAGCAGGAGTAGAAACAGGGCAAAGATTAGTTGTAAGAGAAGGTGGAAATGCTGGAGCAAATGGTGGAATCTTTGGAGATTTATATGTGTATATAACTGTTGCAAAACATGATATTTTTGAAAGAATAAGTGAGTATGATATTCGTTGTGAAGTGCCTTTAAAAATGACAACGGCTATTTTAGGTGGGGAAGTGGAAGTTCCTACACTTAATGGTAAGAAAAAGATAGTAATTCCTGAAGGAACTCAAAATGGAAAAACGTTCAGATTGAGAAATGAAGGAATTAAATATGGTCGAGGTGAAAATAGGGGAGACGAAATTGTAGAAATAAAAGTGGAAACACCAACAAATCTTACAGACAAGCAAAAAGAGATTTTACGTGAATTTGACGGCTCACTTGACAATAAGAAAAATTAC